One genomic window of Pseudomonas aeruginosa includes the following:
- the sixA gene encoding phosphohistidine phosphatase SixA: protein MKLWLLRHGEAEPHASRDSERRLTAHGRKEVLQSAARLAGLPLDGILASPYVRAQQTAELVREALGLVEPVGTAPWLTPDDDPREVLGFLDERSERNLLLVSHQPLVGALGGLLVHGNRRDPLPMSTASLAELEGDFAAAGLMTLVSLHHPRHG, encoded by the coding sequence GTGAAACTCTGGCTGTTGCGCCACGGCGAGGCCGAACCGCACGCCAGCCGGGATTCCGAGCGGCGCCTGACCGCCCATGGACGCAAGGAGGTGCTGCAGAGCGCCGCGCGGCTGGCCGGGTTGCCGCTGGACGGGATTCTCGCCAGCCCCTACGTGCGCGCCCAGCAGACCGCCGAGCTGGTGCGCGAGGCACTGGGCCTGGTCGAGCCGGTCGGCACCGCGCCCTGGTTGACCCCCGACGACGATCCGCGCGAGGTGCTCGGTTTCCTCGACGAGCGCAGCGAGCGCAATCTCCTGCTGGTCAGCCACCAGCCCCTGGTCGGGGCGCTGGGCGGTCTGCTGGTGCATGGCAACCGGCGCGATCCGTTGCCGATGAGCACTGCCTCGCTGGCCGAGCTGGAAGGCGACTTCGCCGCCGCCGGGCTGATGACCCTGGTCTCGCTGCATCACCCGCGGCACGGCTAG
- a CDS encoding AraC family transcriptional regulator yields MEQVTHLSSGIPGVRLIDAEHNRFSFPRHFHLEYHIGLLLQGRHRYAAGGERRLAGAGDALLMAPESIHDGSSAGEEGYRIRVLALDADWLERASRDFSDGRRGAPRLTSSLVRDERLQQRLRQLHLGMLGGAAALENRLALEEHLWQALACLLSLGSSLRLEEGDREGFGQRDWTRLRDWLESRLEYPPNLEELAAFCGLSPWQVLRRFRRHCGLPPHQWLTQLRLERALPLVLRGEQPLSQVAQQFGFYDQAHFSRLFRRTYGLPPARLRQR; encoded by the coding sequence ATGGAACAGGTCACCCATCTCAGCAGCGGGATTCCCGGCGTACGCCTGATAGACGCCGAGCACAACCGCTTTTCCTTTCCCCGGCACTTCCACCTGGAGTACCACATCGGCTTGCTGTTGCAGGGCCGGCATCGCTATGCCGCCGGCGGCGAACGGCGCCTGGCCGGGGCCGGCGACGCGTTGCTGATGGCGCCGGAAAGCATCCACGACGGCAGCAGCGCCGGCGAGGAGGGCTACCGTATCCGCGTCCTGGCGCTCGATGCCGACTGGCTGGAGCGCGCCAGCCGTGACTTCAGCGACGGCCGTCGGGGGGCGCCGCGTCTGACCAGTAGCCTGGTCCGCGACGAGCGTCTGCAGCAGCGCCTGCGTCAGTTGCACCTGGGCATGCTCGGCGGAGCGGCGGCGCTGGAGAACCGTCTGGCCCTGGAAGAGCACCTCTGGCAGGCGCTGGCCTGCCTGCTCAGCCTGGGCAGCAGCCTGCGCCTGGAGGAGGGCGACCGGGAAGGCTTCGGCCAGCGCGACTGGACGCGGCTGCGCGACTGGCTGGAGTCGCGCCTGGAGTACCCGCCGAACCTGGAGGAACTGGCCGCCTTCTGCGGCCTGAGCCCCTGGCAGGTGCTGCGGCGCTTCCGCCGTCACTGCGGCCTGCCGCCCCACCAGTGGCTGACCCAACTGCGCCTGGAGCGCGCCTTGCCGCTGGTTCTGCGCGGCGAGCAGCCATTGAGCCAGGTGGCCCAGCAGTTCGGTTTCTACGACCAGGCGCACTTCAGCCGTCTGTTCCGGCGCACCTATGGGTTACCGCCGGCGCGCCTGCGCCAGCGCTGA
- a CDS encoding AMP-binding protein, translating to MVTANRLPLEVFFEREKRHPQRRYLVQPIGGGRVEELSWGEVGDQARRAAAWLRSLDLPAGSRIAIISKNCAHWIVTDLAIWMAGHVSVPLYPNLTAESARQVLEHSESAVVFVGKLDDWPAMAPGVPEGIPTVAMPLHPEGRFDRQWSDLQACAPLEGDTPTAAEQLATLIYTSGTTGVPKGVMHNFSSFAFAASRGVELFGTREDDRMLSYLPLCHVAERMFVEMGSLYGGTTVFFAESLDTFVEDMKRARPTLLFGVPRIWTKFQMGVYSKMPAQKLDRLLKLPILGRIVGRKVLAGLGLDAVRYALCGAAPVPEALLLWYRRLGLDVLEVYGMTENSGYSHVCRPGRQKTGWIGQNSPGVEVRISDEGEVQVRSGATMVGYYKEPEKTAEVLTADGFLRTGDKGEQDAEGNLRLTGRMKEIFKTSKGKYVAPAPIENRLAVHDRIEQVCVVGEGLSAPLGLCVLSEVGRREALNGTRGALESSLRAHLEQVNGALDKHERLVGLVLVQETWAVDNGFLTPTLKIKRNMVEGAYGSRFHEWVERREAVLWHE from the coding sequence GTGGTCACTGCAAATCGTCTGCCGCTCGAAGTCTTCTTCGAGCGCGAAAAGCGTCATCCGCAACGGCGTTACCTGGTGCAGCCCATCGGTGGCGGCCGGGTCGAGGAGCTGAGCTGGGGCGAGGTGGGCGACCAGGCGCGGCGTGCAGCCGCCTGGTTGCGCAGCCTGGATCTCCCCGCCGGCAGCCGTATCGCGATCATCTCGAAGAACTGTGCGCACTGGATCGTCACTGACCTGGCGATCTGGATGGCCGGGCACGTTTCCGTCCCCCTCTATCCCAATCTCACCGCCGAGTCGGCGCGCCAGGTGCTGGAGCATTCCGAGTCGGCGGTGGTCTTCGTCGGCAAGCTCGACGACTGGCCGGCGATGGCGCCCGGAGTCCCCGAGGGCATACCGACCGTGGCCATGCCGTTGCACCCGGAAGGGCGTTTCGACCGCCAGTGGAGCGACCTACAGGCCTGCGCGCCGCTCGAAGGCGACACGCCGACCGCCGCCGAGCAACTCGCCACCCTGATCTACACCTCCGGAACCACCGGCGTGCCCAAGGGGGTGATGCACAACTTCAGCAGTTTCGCCTTCGCCGCCAGCCGCGGCGTGGAACTGTTCGGCACCCGCGAAGACGACCGGATGCTCTCCTACCTGCCGCTGTGCCACGTGGCGGAGCGGATGTTCGTCGAGATGGGGTCGCTCTACGGGGGAACCACGGTGTTCTTCGCCGAAAGCCTGGACACCTTCGTCGAGGACATGAAGCGTGCGCGGCCGACCCTGCTGTTCGGCGTGCCGCGCATCTGGACCAAGTTCCAGATGGGGGTGTATTCGAAGATGCCGGCGCAGAAGCTCGACCGCCTGCTGAAGCTGCCGATCCTCGGCCGCATCGTCGGTCGCAAGGTGCTCGCCGGGCTAGGCCTGGACGCGGTGCGCTACGCGCTCTGCGGCGCGGCGCCGGTACCCGAGGCGCTGCTGCTCTGGTATCGCCGCCTGGGCCTGGATGTGCTCGAGGTCTACGGGATGACCGAGAACAGCGGTTACTCCCACGTCTGCCGGCCCGGCAGGCAGAAGACCGGCTGGATCGGCCAGAACAGCCCCGGCGTCGAGGTACGCATCAGCGACGAGGGCGAGGTGCAGGTGCGTAGCGGCGCGACCATGGTCGGCTACTACAAGGAGCCGGAGAAGACCGCCGAGGTGCTCACCGCCGACGGTTTCCTGCGCACCGGCGACAAGGGCGAGCAGGACGCCGAAGGCAACCTGCGCCTGACCGGGCGGATGAAGGAAATCTTCAAGACCAGCAAGGGCAAGTACGTGGCGCCGGCGCCGATCGAGAACCGCCTGGCGGTACACGATCGCATCGAGCAGGTCTGCGTGGTCGGCGAGGGCCTCAGCGCGCCGTTGGGGCTCTGCGTGCTCTCCGAGGTCGGTCGCCGGGAGGCCCTCAACGGGACCCGCGGGGCGCTGGAAAGCAGCCTGCGGGCGCACCTGGAACAGGTCAACGGTGCGCTTGACAAGCACGAGCGCCTGGTCGGCCTGGTCCTGGTGCAGGAAACCTGGGCGGTGGACAACGGTTTCCTCACGCCGACCTTGAAGATCAAGCGCAATATGGTGGAAGGTGCCTATGGCTCGCGCTTCCACGAATGGGTGGAACGCCGCGAGGCCGTGCTCTGGCACGAATGA
- a CDS encoding DUF4389 domain-containing protein, producing the protein MSADPQARESIAIRILWMLLFVLVWQVAELLLGAVVVIQLVYRLIYGAPNGSLMAFGDSLSQYLAQIGRFGTFHSDEKPWPFADWPSARAAEGEAAHSVPPAAHPARDEEPKL; encoded by the coding sequence ATGTCCGCAGACCCGCAAGCACGCGAATCGATCGCCATCCGCATCCTCTGGATGCTGCTGTTCGTCCTGGTCTGGCAGGTCGCCGAACTGCTCCTCGGGGCGGTGGTGGTGATCCAACTGGTCTACCGACTGATCTACGGCGCGCCGAACGGCAGCCTGATGGCTTTCGGCGACAGCCTCAGCCAGTACCTGGCGCAGATCGGCCGTTTCGGTACCTTCCACAGCGACGAGAAACCCTGGCCGTTCGCCGACTGGCCGAGCGCCCGCGCCGCCGAGGGCGAGGCCGCCCACAGCGTGCCGCCCGCCGCGCACCCGGCGCGCGACGAAGAGCCGAAGTTGTGA
- a CDS encoding hotdog fold thioesterase — protein sequence MSLWRQTPDLEQLNASQKNSIGDLLGIRFEAFDDESLTASMPVDSRTHQPFGLLHGGASVVLAESLGSMASYLCVDTSQYYCVGLEVNANHLRGLRSGRVTAVARAIHLGRTTHVWDIRLSGDDGKPSCIARLTMAVVPLAGRAG from the coding sequence ATGAGCCTCTGGCGACAAACGCCCGACCTGGAGCAACTGAACGCCTCGCAGAAGAACAGCATCGGCGACCTGCTTGGCATCCGCTTCGAAGCCTTCGACGACGAGTCGCTGACCGCCAGCATGCCGGTCGACTCGCGTACCCACCAGCCGTTCGGCCTGCTGCATGGCGGCGCCTCGGTGGTCCTCGCGGAAAGCCTGGGCTCGATGGCCAGCTACCTGTGCGTCGATACCAGCCAGTACTACTGCGTCGGCCTGGAAGTGAACGCCAACCACCTGCGTGGCCTGCGCAGCGGCCGGGTCACCGCGGTGGCCAGGGCGATCCACCTGGGGCGCACCACCCATGTCTGGGACATCCGCCTCAGTGGCGACGACGGCAAGCCGAGCTGCATCGCCCGCCTGACCATGGCGGTGGTGCCATTGGCGGGCAGGGCGGGCTGA
- a CDS encoding NAD(P)H-dependent glycerol-3-phosphate dehydrogenase, whose translation MTEQQPIAVLGGGSFGTAIANLLAENGQAVRQWMRDPEQAEAIRSRRENPRYLKGVKVHPGVEPVTDLERTLADCQLIFVALPSSALRKVLQPHQAALTDKLLVSLTKGIEAHTFKLMSEILEEIAPQARIGVISGPNLAREIAEHELTATVVASEDDELCARVQAALHGRTFRVYASRDRFGVELGGALKNVYAIMAGLAAAMDMGENTRSMLITRALAEMTRFAVKLGANPMTFLGLAGVGDLIVTCSSPKSRNYQVGHALGEGLSLEEAVSRMGETAEGVNTLKVLKEKSDEMQVYMPLVAGLHAILFEGRTLAQVIQLLMRGEPKTDVDFIPTTGF comes from the coding sequence ATGACAGAGCAGCAACCGATTGCCGTGCTCGGCGGCGGCAGTTTCGGCACCGCCATCGCCAACCTGCTGGCCGAGAACGGCCAGGCGGTCCGCCAGTGGATGCGCGACCCGGAGCAGGCCGAGGCGATCCGCAGCCGACGCGAGAACCCGCGCTACCTGAAAGGGGTCAAGGTGCATCCCGGGGTCGAGCCGGTCACCGACCTGGAGCGCACCCTGGCCGATTGCCAACTGATCTTCGTCGCCTTGCCCTCCAGCGCCCTGCGCAAGGTGCTGCAACCACATCAGGCGGCATTGACGGACAAGCTGCTGGTGAGCCTGACCAAGGGCATCGAGGCGCACACCTTCAAGCTGATGAGTGAGATCCTCGAGGAAATCGCCCCGCAAGCCCGCATCGGGGTGATTTCCGGCCCGAACCTGGCGCGCGAGATCGCAGAGCACGAGCTGACCGCCACGGTGGTCGCCAGCGAGGACGACGAGCTGTGCGCCCGCGTCCAGGCGGCCCTGCACGGCCGCACCTTCCGCGTCTACGCCAGCCGCGACCGCTTCGGAGTGGAACTCGGCGGTGCGCTGAAGAACGTCTACGCGATCATGGCCGGCCTGGCCGCGGCGATGGACATGGGCGAGAACACCCGCAGCATGCTGATTACCCGCGCGCTGGCGGAAATGACCCGGTTCGCCGTCAAGCTCGGTGCCAACCCGATGACCTTTCTCGGCCTCGCCGGCGTCGGCGACCTGATCGTCACCTGTTCCTCGCCGAAGAGCCGCAACTACCAGGTCGGCCACGCCCTCGGCGAGGGGCTCAGTCTGGAGGAGGCGGTATCGCGCATGGGCGAGACCGCGGAGGGTGTGAACACTCTCAAGGTACTCAAGGAAAAGTCCGACGAGATGCAGGTGTACATGCCGCTGGTCGCCGGTCTCCATGCGATCCTCTTCGAAGGCCGCACCCTGGCGCAGGTCATCCAGCTGCTGATGCGCGGCGAGCCGAAGACCGACGTCGATTTCATTCCCACCACCGGCTTCTGA